The Bos javanicus breed banteng chromosome 11, ARS-OSU_banteng_1.0, whole genome shotgun sequence genome includes a window with the following:
- the LOC133256576 gene encoding olfactory receptor 1361-like has product MGVANQTSISDFLLLGFSQHPEQQPLLFGLFLAMYLVTVLGNLLIILAISSDPRLHTPMYFFLANLSFTDTCFSCTIVPKVLLNIHTQHYTISYTGCLVQMFFFMELTLLDDFLLAVMAYDRYVAICLPLHYTTIMGPQRCLLLLAASWLSSHLLAFSLCLLMSQFSFCASHAIPHFCDVPPLLKLACSDTHIFQVTMLTEAVLSGLIHLTCVLVSYGHIVYTVLRIPSPRGKHKVFSTCGSHLTVVTLFYGTLFLVYFQPSASYSADTGMAASVVYTMVTPMLNPFIYSLRNRHMKASLWRFFSWGKYSTQ; this is encoded by the coding sequence CTCTCCTGTTCGGGCTCTTCCTAGCCATGTACCTGGTCACCGTGCTGGGgaacctgctcatcatcctggccaTCAGCTCTGACCCccgcctccacacccccatgtacttcttcctggcCAACCTGTCCTTCACCgacacctgcttctcctgcaccaTCGTCCCCAAGGTGCTGCTCAATATCCACACACAGCACTACACCATCTCCTACACTGGGTGCCTCGTGCAGATGTTCTTCTTCATGGAATTGACTCTGCTGGATGACTTCCTGCTggctgtgatggcctatgaccgctacgtggccatctgccTTCCTCTCCACTACACCACCATCATGGGGCCCCAGCGCTGCCTGCTGCTGCTCGCTGCATCCTGGCTCAGCTCCCACCTCCTGgccttctccctctgtctcctcatGTCTCAGTTCTCCTTCTGCGCCTCCCATGCCATTCCACACTTCTGTGATGTACCCCCACTCCTCAAACTTGCCTGCTCAGACACTCACATCTTTCAGGTCACCATGTTAACTGAAGCTGTTCTTTCGGGTCTGATTCATCTCACCTGTGTCTTAGTGTCATATGGCCACATCGTTTACACTGTCCTCAGGATCCCATCTCCTAGGGGGAAACACAAAGTCTTCTCTACCTGTGGCTCTCATCTAACAGTGGTCACTCTCTTCTATGGGACACTCTTTCTGGTGTATTTCCAGCCCTCAGCCTCCTACTCAGCAGACACTGGGATGGCAGCATCTGTGGTGTACACGATGGTcacccccatgctgaacccctttatctacagcctgaggaacagACACATGAAGGCATCTTTGTGGAGATTCTTCAGCTGGGGAAAATATTCTACTCAGTAA
- the LOC133257511 gene encoding small ribosomal subunit protein eS4, X isoform-like, protein MARGPKKHLKCVAAPKHWMLDKLTGVFAPRPSSSPHKLREYLPLIIFLRNRLKYALTGDEVKKICMQRFINIDGKVSTDITYPAGFMDVISIDKTGENFRLIYDTKGRFAVHSITPEEAKYKLCKVKKIFVGTKGIPHLVTHDAHTIRYPDPLIKVNDTIQIDLETGRITDFIKFDTGNLCMVTGGANLGRIGVITNQERHSGSSDVVHVKDVKGNSFATQLSNIFIIGKGNKPWISLPRGKGIRLTIAEERDKRLAAKQNRG, encoded by the coding sequence ATGGCTCGGGGTCCCAAGAAGCACCTGAAATGTGTAGCAGCTCCAAAACATTGGATGCTGGATAAACTGACTGGTGTGTTTGCCCCTCGTCCATCTAGCAGCCCCCACAAGCTAAGGGAATATCTCCCCCTAATCATTTTCCTAAGGAATAGACTTAAGTATGCCCTAACTGGAGATGAAGTAAAGAAGATTTGCATGCAGCGTTTCATTAACATCGATGGCAAAGTCAGCACAGATATAACCTACCCTGCTGGTTTTATGGATGTCATCAGCATTGATAAGACTGGAGAGAATTTTCGTTTGATCTATGACACCAAGGGTCGCTTTGCTGTTCATAGTATTACACCTGAGGAGGCCAAGTATAAATTGTGCAAAGTAAAAAAGATATTTGTGGGGACAAAAGGAATCCCTCATCTGGTAACCCATGATGCTCATACCATCCGTTACCCTGATCCCCTCATCAAGGTGAATGATACCATTCAGATTGACTTGGAGACTGGCAGGATTACTGATTTCATCAAATTCGACACTGGTAACCTGTGCATGGTGACTGGAGGTGCTAACCTGGGAAGAATTGGTGTGATTACAAACCAGGAGAGACATTCAGGTTCTTCTGATGTGGTTCATGTGAAAGATGTGAAGGGCAACAGCTTTGCCACACAGCtctcaaacattttcattattggCAAAGGCAACAAACCGTGGATCTCTCTTCCCCGTGGAAAGGGTATTCGCCTTACCATTGCTGAGGAGAGAGATAAGAGATTGGCAGCCAAACAGAACAGGGGATAA
- the LOC133256626 gene encoding olfactory receptor 1G1-like produces the protein MNPEETTANSSIWPLQKSYQEIRKQTSISDFLLLGFSQHPEQQPLLFGLFLAMYLVTVLGNLLIILAISSDPHLHTPMYFFLANLSFTDTCFSCTIVPKVLLNIHTQHYTISHTGCLVQMFFFMELALLDDFLLVVMAYDRYIAICLPLHYTTIMGPQRCLLLLAASWLSSHLLAFSLCLFMSQFSFCASHAIPHFFCDLLPLLKLACSDTHIFQLMMFAEAALSGLVPLTCVLVSYAHIIHTILRIPSAGGKHKVFSTCGSHLTMVTLFYGTVFLVYFQPSSSYSADTGVVASVVYMMVTPMINPFIYSLRNRDMKGALWRLLG, from the exons ATGAATCCTGAAGAAACCACAGCCAATTCCAGCATTTGGCCTCTTCAAAAATCCTATCAG gaAATTAGAAAGCAAACCAGCATCTCTGACTTCCTGCTCCTCGGCTTCTCTCAGCACCCAGAGCAGCAGCCTCTCCTGTTTGGGCTCTTCCTGGCCATGTACCTGGTCACCGTGCTGGGGAACCTGCTCATTATCCTGGCCATCAGCTCTGATCCCCatctccacacccccatgtacttcttcctggcCAACCTGTCCTTCACCgacacctgcttctcctgcaccaTCGTCCCCAAGGTGCTGCTCAACATCCACACACAGCACTACACCATCTCCCACACTGGGTGCCTTGTGCAGATGTTCTTCTTCATGGAATTGGCCCTGCTGGATGACTTCCTGCTGgttgtgatggcctatgaccgctacaTAGCCATCTGCCTTCCTCTTCACTACACCACTATCATGGGGCCCCAGCGCTGCCTGCTGCTGCTCGCTGCATCCTGGCTCAGCTCCCACCTCCTGgccttctccctctgtctcttcatGTCTCAGTTCTCCTTCTGCGCCTCCCATGCCATCCCACACTTCTTCTGTGACCTTCTCCCACTCCTCAAACTTGCCTGCTCAGACACTCACATCTTTCAGCTCATGATGTTTGCAGAAGCAGCCCTCTCGGGGCTGGTCCCTCTCACCTGTGTCCTGGTCTCTTATGCCCACATCATCCACACCATCCTCAGGATCCCCTCTGCTGGGGGGAAGCACAAAGTCTTCTCTACCTGTGGCTCTCACCTGACAATGGTCACTCTCTTCTATGGAACTGTCTTTCTGGTATATTTCCAGCCCTCATCCTCGTACTCAGCAGACACTGGAGTGGTGGCATCTGTGGTATACATGATGGTCACCCCCATGATAAACCCTTTTATTTACAGCCTGCGGAACAGAGACATGAAGGGAGCTTTGTGGAGACTCCTTGGCTGA
- the LOC133256627 gene encoding olfactory receptor 5C1, producing the protein MVLTFSSPPSCFVSHQTLSCKMTPENFTWTWGAPAEFILLGITDRWDLRLTLFLIFLPVYLVSLLGNAGMVLLIHIDAQLHTPMYFFLANLSLLDACYSSAIGPKMLVDQLLPRTSIPYAACVLQMFLFTGLADAECCLLAAMAYDRYVAIGNPLLYTTAMSRRLCLVLLGASGLGGAVSAVVHTTFTFRLSFCGSREVNSFFCDIPPLLAISCNDTSLNELLLFAVCGFIQTATVSAIAVSYGFIAGAVIRMRSAESRWRAASTCGSHLTGVAMLYGTLIFMYLRPSSSYALDTDKMASVFYTLVIPALNPLIYSLRNKEVKEALRRTWSRCCGPRRRHQ; encoded by the coding sequence ATGGTCCTGACCTTTTCCTCACCTCCCTCCTGCTTTGTCTCTCATCAGACTCTGTCCTGCAAAATGACACCTGAGAACTTCACCTGGACCTGGGGTGCCCCTGCTGAGTTCATCCTCCTGGGCATCACAGACCGCTGGGACCTGCGCCTGACCCTCTTCCTCATCTTCCTGCCCGTCTACCTGGTGAGCTTGCTGGGAAACGCAGGCATGGTGCTGCTGATCCACATAGACGCCCAGCTCCAcacacccatgtacttcttcctggcCAACCTCTCCCTGCTAGATGCCTGCTATTCCTCAGCCATCGGCCCCAAGATGCTTGTGGACCAGCTGTTGCCTCGCACCAGCATCCCTTACGCAGCCTGTGTTCTCCAAATGTTCCTGTTCACAGGGCTGGCCGATGCCGAGTGTTGCCTGCTGGCagccatggcctatgaccgctacgtggccatcGGAAACCCTCTTCTCTACACCACGGCCATGTCCCGGCGTCTGTGCCTCGTCTTGCTGGGAGCCTCCGGCCTGGGCGGGGCAGTGAGCGCCGTGGTCCACACGACCTTCACCTTCCGCCTGAGCTTCTGCGGCTCCCGGGAGGTGAACAGCTTCTTCTGCGATATTCCCCCCCTGCTGGCCATCTCCTGCAACGACACCAGTCTCAATGAACTCCTCCTCTTCGCCGTCTGTGGCTTCATCCAGACAGCCACCGTGTCGGCCATCGCCGTGTCCTACGGGTTCATCGCCGGCGCTGTGATCCGCATGCGCTCGGCCGAGAGCCGGTGGCGAGCAGCCTCGACCTGTGGCTCCCACCTCACGGGTGTGGCCATGCTGTACGGGACACTCATCTTCATGTACCTGCGTCCCAGCTCCAGCTACGCCCTGGACACTGATAAGATGGCCTCCGTGTTCTACACCCTTGTCATCCCAGCTCTCAACCCGCTCATCTACAGCCTCCGCAACAAAGAGGTCAAGGAGGCGCTCAGAAGGACTTGGAGCCGATGCTGCGGTCCACGGCGGAGGCACCAGTGA